The nucleotide window GGTCCAGGATCGAGGCACTGAACATATGCCTTTTCTTCGTCACCCAACCCTATATCTTTGGGTTTAACACCTTTTCGCAGTGCTACTATATATGGGAGGAAAGACGCAAATGCATGAGTGCAGATGGCGTCTGTCTCTTTTAAGTTGACTTTTGGCCCTTCTATGACTATCTTATCGCCTACCCTAAATACAGGGCACTTCCCTTTAATCTCTACAACCGTTATTATTAGCTTTTCCACTTGTTACCACCAAAAGGTAAATAAGGAATAAAGCCTAAACCCTAGTTCCCATTAGATCGTTAGAGTTATAAGCACTTAAGTCTTTTGGTTGATTGGTGGTTGTTATGAACTTTCAGCAGGAAATCCTGATCATAAAATCCGAAATCTATCCGATAATCAGCAAACACTACCCGAAAAACACTCACAGGGAAATAATCAGCCTCTACGACCTAATAACCTTCGCAATACTAGCACACTTGCACTTTAACGGAGTTTACAAGCACGCTTACAGAGTCCTAATCGAAGAAATGAAGCTGTTCCCCAAAATCAGGTACAACAAACTAACAGAACGCTTGAACAGGCACGAAAAACTCCTGCTCCTAGCGCAGGAAGAATTATTCAAAAAACACGCCAGAGAATACGTTAGAATACTGGACTCAAAGCCCATTCAGACCAAGGAGTTGGCCAGAAAAAACAGGAAGGATAAGGAGGGTTCTTCAGAAGTCATCTCTGAAAAGCCCGCAGTTGGGTTTGTTCCCTCTAAAAAAAGTTTTACTATGGGTACAAGCTGACCTGTTACTCTGATGGAAATTTGCTGGCTTTGCTGTCCGTTGATCCGGCGAATAAGCATGATGTGAGTGTTGTCAGGGAAAAGTTCTGGGTGATTGTTGAGGAGTTTTCTGGCTGTTTTCTGTTTTTGGATAAGGGTTACGTTAGTAGAGAACTTCAGGAGGAATTCCTGAAGTTTGGCGTTGTTTACACGCCGGTGAAGCGGGAGAATCAGGTTAGTAATCTGGAGGAGAAGAAGTTTTACAAGTACTTGTCTGACTTTCGCAGGAGGATTGAGACTTTGTTTTCGAAGTTTTCTGAGTTTCTTCTGAGGCCGAGCAGGAGTGTTAGTTTGAGGGG belongs to Thermococcus bergensis and includes:
- a CDS encoding TIGR04076 family protein, which gives rise to MEKLIITVVEIKGKCPVFRVGDKIVIEGPKVNLKETDAICTHAFASFLPYIVALRKGVKPKDIGLGDEEKAYVQCLDPGPPYTNGGTVIFEITVIRDEAEKGVENCERSD
- a CDS encoding IS982 family transposase (programmed frameshift); amino-acid sequence: MVVMNFQQEILIIKSEIYPIISKHYPKNTHREIISLYDLITFAILAHLHFNGVYKHAYRVLIEEMKLFPKIRYNKLTERLNRHEKLLLLAQEELFKKHAREYVRILDSKPIQTKELARKNRKDKEGSSEVISEKPAVGFVPSKKKFYYGYKLTCYSDGNLLALLSVDPANKHDVSVVREKFWVIVEEFSGCFLFLDKGYVSRELQEEFLKFGVVYTPVKRENQVSNLEEKKFYKYLSDFRRRIETLFSKFSEFLLRPSRSVSLRGLAVRILGAILAVNLDRLYNFTGGGN